In Paraburkholderia terrae, a genomic segment contains:
- a CDS encoding cysteine hydrolase: MNDNSNPDLATPGGVLGAFAQTRWTATGTLVDMAAPTPVPRLAILDSEPQNVRFDIEKSALVIIDMQNDFCTKGGWVDHIGGDYSADRAPIAPLQRLLPVVRDSGVPVIWVNWGNRPDLANMPPNQIHLYKPKGTGIGLGEPLPEHGARVLEKDSWAAAVVDELKIEQQDICVDKYRISGFWDTPLDSILRNLGTRTVFFAGVNTDQCVLHTLTDANFLGYGCVMLTDCCATSSPAFCTEASIWNVKKCFGFVADSLQFAAALKEAAA, encoded by the coding sequence GTGAACGACAACTCGAACCCAGACCTGGCAACGCCTGGCGGCGTGCTCGGCGCTTTCGCGCAGACGCGCTGGACGGCCACCGGAACGCTCGTCGACATGGCTGCGCCCACACCTGTTCCGCGCCTCGCCATCCTCGATTCCGAGCCGCAAAACGTGCGCTTCGACATCGAAAAATCAGCCCTTGTGATCATCGACATGCAGAACGACTTCTGCACCAAAGGCGGGTGGGTGGACCACATTGGGGGCGATTACAGTGCGGACCGCGCGCCCATTGCACCACTGCAGCGCCTGCTGCCCGTGGTGCGCGACAGCGGTGTTCCCGTCATCTGGGTGAACTGGGGCAACCGGCCGGATCTCGCGAACATGCCGCCCAATCAGATCCATCTGTACAAGCCGAAAGGCACGGGCATCGGTCTTGGCGAGCCGTTGCCGGAGCATGGCGCGCGCGTGCTGGAGAAAGATTCGTGGGCCGCCGCCGTGGTCGACGAACTGAAGATCGAGCAGCAGGATATCTGCGTGGACAAGTACCGCATCAGCGGCTTCTGGGACACGCCGCTCGACAGCATCCTGCGCAACCTCGGCACGCGCACGGTGTTCTTCGCGGGCGTCAACACCGATCAGTGCGTGCTGCACACGCTCACCGACGCGAACTTTCTGGGCTACGGCTGCGTGATGCTGACCGATTGCTGCGCGACGTCGTCGCCTGCGTTCTGCACGGAAGCCAGCATCTGGAATGTGAAAAAGTGCTTTGGCTTTGTCGCGGATTCGCTGCAATTCGCTGCCGCGCTGAAGGAGGCCGCAGCATGA
- a CDS encoding BMP family protein, producing the protein MMIGSQQASHGKLRRRLVARALVVAGLVALAAPSFFIPAAHAADDAMRVGVLIPGSKTDKGWMESGYDGVVAAQKEFGPKLKTQIIENINYADMEQALTNLASKNQLVIGIGGQTQAAVLKIAKRFPNVKFSVVGGNKGENMPPNVAGYDVKQAEIAFVAGAAAAMMSKSGAVSYVGGMEIPSIVNAGKEFGNGARYINPKVKYFESYTGDFDNVAKAREATAAAIAQGADVHYHILNLGLRGLEQAAKEKNTHVIGSYTDRCGTDPLYVAYSITGVGYQAQYAIEQLEKGQWQPGYKAFGLAMGPKASSMVICKSTPAMDAKLKQIEDDILSGKIKVSEG; encoded by the coding sequence ATGATGATCGGTTCGCAACAGGCATCGCACGGAAAACTGCGCCGTCGGCTCGTGGCTCGCGCGCTCGTCGTGGCGGGACTCGTCGCACTCGCCGCGCCGTCGTTCTTCATTCCCGCCGCGCACGCCGCCGATGACGCGATGCGCGTCGGCGTGCTGATTCCCGGCTCGAAGACGGACAAGGGCTGGATGGAATCGGGCTACGACGGCGTCGTCGCCGCGCAGAAGGAATTCGGCCCGAAGCTGAAGACGCAGATCATCGAGAACATCAACTACGCGGACATGGAGCAGGCGCTCACCAATCTCGCGTCAAAGAATCAGCTGGTGATCGGCATCGGCGGACAGACCCAGGCGGCCGTGCTGAAGATCGCCAAGCGCTTTCCCAACGTGAAGTTCTCGGTGGTGGGCGGCAACAAGGGTGAGAACATGCCGCCCAACGTCGCCGGCTACGACGTGAAGCAGGCCGAGATCGCATTCGTCGCGGGCGCGGCCGCAGCGATGATGTCGAAGAGCGGCGCGGTGAGCTACGTGGGCGGCATGGAGATTCCGTCTATCGTCAACGCGGGCAAGGAGTTCGGCAACGGTGCGCGCTATATCAACCCGAAGGTGAAGTACTTCGAGAGCTACACGGGCGACTTCGATAACGTCGCCAAGGCTCGCGAAGCGACGGCTGCCGCCATCGCGCAAGGCGCCGACGTCCACTATCACATCCTGAACCTCGGGCTGCGCGGACTGGAGCAGGCGGCGAAGGAAAAGAACACGCACGTTATCGGCAGTTATACGGACCGTTGCGGCACCGACCCGCTGTACGTGGCGTACAGCATCACGGGTGTCGGCTACCAGGCGCAGTACGCGATCGAGCAACTCGAGAAAGGCCAATGGCAGCCGGGCTACAAGGCCTTCGGCCTCGCGATGGGACCGAAGGCTTCCAGCATGGTGATCTGCAAATCGACGCCCGCGATGGACGCGAAGCTCAAGCAGATCGAAGACGACATCTTGAGTGGCAAGATCAAGGTATCCGAAGGATGA
- a CDS encoding ABC transporter ATP-binding protein, with the protein MSTLASPVARAEPILSLTNIGKHFGAFTALEGVSLDLMPGDVHCLIGENGAGKSTLCNVIFGVHQPDAGAMQVNGAPYRPRNPREALAHGIAMVHQHFSLVDDASVLDNLLLGQARGWLNRQREAARLREVLASVGLELSLEAKVADLSVGERQRVEIVKCLMREPRLLLLDEPTAVLLPAEIDALLDTCERVAARGCAVVLVTHKLKEICRIATHATVLQTGRVVARSAAPSSEIDRLVHAMIHRPGKDGDDNDGDLTNRLSLVNTRSPYSRPLAEEVLQIDGLSARDAEDVTRLEDCTLVVNRGEIVGIAGVEGNGQSELGAVLAGMTSASAGRFFIAGRDMTNATPRELTQAGVGIVPEDRHAVGCVTGMSVADNLLLNHLDRYTRAGFLRRRAMRAAALDLMQRFDVRASGPDALFGGLSGGNQQKAVLARELTLDPLLFLLAAQPTRGLDVGAVAAVYSHIRAARDRGVGVLLISSELDELMSVADRIVVLYRGRVMGTCTPEASNRGRIGAWMAGAGEPA; encoded by the coding sequence ATGAGCACGCTCGCTTCTCCCGTCGCGCGTGCCGAGCCGATTCTCTCGCTGACGAACATCGGCAAGCATTTTGGCGCGTTCACCGCACTCGAAGGCGTGTCGCTCGATCTGATGCCGGGCGACGTACACTGCCTGATCGGCGAGAACGGCGCGGGCAAATCGACGCTGTGCAACGTGATCTTCGGCGTTCACCAGCCGGATGCGGGCGCGATGCAGGTGAACGGCGCGCCTTATCGTCCGCGCAATCCGCGTGAGGCGTTGGCGCATGGCATCGCGATGGTGCATCAGCATTTCAGCCTCGTCGACGACGCCAGCGTGCTCGACAATCTGCTGCTTGGCCAGGCGCGAGGCTGGCTGAACCGGCAGCGCGAAGCGGCGCGATTGCGTGAAGTGCTGGCGAGTGTCGGGCTGGAACTGTCGCTCGAAGCGAAGGTGGCTGATCTGTCGGTGGGCGAGCGGCAGCGCGTGGAGATCGTCAAATGCCTGATGCGCGAGCCGCGCCTTTTGCTGCTCGACGAGCCCACTGCCGTGCTGTTGCCCGCCGAGATCGATGCGTTGCTCGACACCTGCGAGCGCGTCGCTGCGCGCGGCTGCGCAGTGGTGCTCGTCACGCACAAGCTGAAGGAAATTTGCCGGATCGCCACGCATGCGACGGTGCTGCAAACGGGGCGCGTGGTGGCGCGTTCGGCGGCGCCTTCGAGCGAAATCGACAGGCTCGTGCATGCGATGATTCATCGCCCGGGTAAAGACGGTGATGACAACGACGGCGATCTGACGAACCGTCTGTCGCTCGTCAACACGCGCTCGCCGTACTCGCGTCCGCTCGCCGAAGAGGTATTGCAGATCGACGGTCTGAGCGCGCGCGATGCCGAAGACGTCACGCGCCTCGAAGACTGTACGCTCGTCGTCAATCGCGGCGAGATCGTCGGCATTGCGGGTGTCGAAGGCAATGGACAGAGCGAACTCGGCGCGGTGCTCGCGGGCATGACGAGCGCGTCGGCGGGACGCTTTTTTATCGCGGGGCGCGACATGACGAATGCGACGCCGCGCGAGCTGACGCAAGCGGGCGTGGGCATCGTGCCCGAAGATCGGCACGCGGTGGGTTGCGTCACGGGGATGAGCGTCGCCGACAATCTGCTGCTCAATCATCTCGACCGCTATACGCGCGCTGGCTTTCTGCGCCGCCGTGCCATGCGCGCCGCCGCGCTCGACCTGATGCAGCGCTTCGACGTGCGCGCAAGTGGACCCGACGCGCTGTTCGGCGGCCTGTCGGGCGGCAATCAGCAGAAGGCCGTGCTGGCGCGCGAACTGACGCTCGATCCCCTGCTGTTTCTGCTCGCCGCGCAACCGACGCGCGGCCTCGACGTCGGCGCGGTCGCCGCCGTGTACTCGCACATCCGCGCCGCGCGCGATCGCGGCGTGGGCGTGTTGCTGATTTCCTCCGAACTCGACGAACTGATGAGCGTCGCCGATCGCATCGTCGTGCTGTATCGCGGGCGCGTCATGGGCACCTGTACGCCCGAGGCGAGCAATCGCGGCCGCATCGGCGCGTGGATGGCGGGCGCGGGAGAACCTGCATGA
- a CDS encoding ABC transporter permease, producing MNPQMKVQTLFGSTLDAQGWRARLPHVRVACVIAGAVVFAILAALALIALMGVPIGDALAAFADGAWGSPYAIGASINRSLAFALVGTGFVIANRAKLTNVGGEGQLAIGGIVATALSLYGGCAHLPFGLSFIVPMLGAAAAGALWGGVPGVLKAKAGTNEVISTLLLSFIAVWLLYWCVQSEALLRQPMTNGATLPESLEIPDLTKLPAIFAASGMNLNIGLPVTFALAIGSAFMLTRTRFGLSLRAAGLNAVAARRAGLPITSSIVGALALAGAFSGLAGALMLQGDQYSLKAGFSSGYGFDGLVVGLLARGSITGVFAAALLFGFLRSGGINMEMVAQVPSALVLIVQGIVTIALAGGAMWLDKGDARQ from the coding sequence ATGAATCCGCAGATGAAGGTGCAAACCCTGTTCGGCTCGACGCTTGACGCGCAAGGCTGGCGCGCGCGTCTGCCGCATGTGCGCGTCGCGTGCGTGATCGCCGGGGCTGTCGTATTCGCGATACTGGCGGCGCTCGCGCTGATCGCGCTGATGGGTGTACCCATCGGCGATGCGCTCGCGGCCTTCGCCGACGGCGCATGGGGCTCGCCGTATGCAATCGGCGCGTCGATCAATCGCAGCCTCGCGTTCGCGCTCGTCGGCACCGGATTCGTGATCGCGAATCGCGCGAAGCTCACCAACGTGGGCGGCGAAGGGCAGCTTGCGATCGGCGGCATCGTCGCGACCGCGCTGAGTCTTTACGGCGGATGCGCGCACTTGCCGTTCGGCCTGTCGTTCATCGTGCCGATGCTCGGCGCCGCCGCTGCGGGCGCGCTGTGGGGCGGCGTGCCCGGCGTGCTAAAAGCGAAAGCCGGCACCAACGAAGTGATCAGCACGCTGTTGCTGTCGTTCATCGCCGTGTGGCTGCTTTACTGGTGCGTGCAGAGCGAAGCGCTGCTGCGTCAGCCGATGACGAACGGCGCGACCTTGCCCGAATCGCTCGAAATTCCTGATCTCACGAAACTCCCCGCGATCTTCGCCGCGAGCGGCATGAACCTCAATATCGGTCTGCCTGTCACGTTCGCGCTGGCGATCGGTTCAGCCTTCATGCTCACCCGCACGCGCTTCGGTCTCTCGTTGCGGGCTGCGGGCCTCAATGCGGTCGCGGCGAGGCGCGCGGGTCTGCCGATCACGTCGTCGATTGTCGGCGCGCTGGCGCTTGCGGGCGCCTTTAGCGGGCTCGCCGGCGCGTTGATGCTGCAAGGCGATCAATACTCGCTGAAAGCGGGCTTCTCGTCGGGCTATGGCTTCGACGGTCTGGTCGTCGGCCTGCTCGCGCGTGGCTCGATCACGGGCGTATTCGCGGCGGCGCTGCTGTTCGGCTTTCTGCGCTCGGGCGGCATCAACATGGAAATGGTCGCGCAGGTGCCTTCCGCGCTCGTGCTGATCGTGCAGGGCATCGTCACCATCGCGCTCGCGGGCGGCGCGATGTGGCTCGACAAGGGAGACGCGCGCCAATGA
- a CDS encoding ABC transporter permease yields the protein MNLELLAVFAGASIRLAAPMMLASTGELVSERAGVLNMSVEGMMLTGAFLGATFSWLTGNPSIGLLCGMLGVIPLALLQAFLSVTMRANQIVTGIGINILALGGTTLAYREIFGERSSAVIPGLAHWSPPVLGTLPVIGEPIFGQVWLLYAGLAVLIGTYVMMRYTALGVALHATGVAPRAVDQSGLGVARIRYGAVVFSGVMSAAAGCFISIGDIHTFTEGMTNGAGYLAIAAIIFGNWKVGRTALACLLFGAATAMQFQLPMFGLHVPTALLIMLPYLLALVAVAGLIGRQSAPPALTQPFRR from the coding sequence ATGAATCTCGAACTTCTCGCAGTCTTTGCGGGCGCGTCGATCCGCCTCGCCGCGCCGATGATGCTCGCGTCCACGGGCGAACTCGTGAGCGAGCGCGCGGGCGTGCTCAACATGAGCGTCGAAGGCATGATGCTGACGGGCGCGTTTCTCGGCGCGACTTTTTCGTGGCTGACGGGCAATCCATCGATTGGTTTGCTGTGCGGCATGCTCGGCGTGATTCCCCTCGCGCTGCTGCAGGCGTTCCTGAGCGTGACGATGCGTGCGAATCAGATCGTGACGGGCATCGGCATCAACATTCTGGCGCTCGGCGGCACGACGCTCGCTTACCGCGAAATCTTCGGCGAGCGTTCGAGCGCAGTGATTCCGGGCCTTGCGCACTGGTCGCCGCCTGTGCTCGGCACGCTGCCTGTGATCGGCGAACCGATATTCGGCCAAGTGTGGCTGCTGTATGCGGGGCTCGCGGTGCTGATCGGAACCTACGTGATGATGCGCTATACGGCGTTGGGCGTCGCGCTGCACGCGACGGGTGTCGCGCCTCGCGCGGTCGATCAGTCGGGTCTCGGTGTCGCGCGGATTCGCTACGGCGCCGTGGTGTTCTCGGGCGTGATGTCGGCAGCGGCGGGATGCTTCATCTCGATCGGCGACATTCACACCTTTACGGAAGGCATGACCAACGGCGCAGGCTATCTGGCCATTGCGGCGATCATCTTCGGCAACTGGAAGGTCGGCCGCACGGCGCTCGCGTGCCTGCTGTTCGGTGCAGCGACGGCAATGCAATTTCAATTGCCGATGTTCGGCCTGCATGTGCCGACGGCATTGCTCATCATGCTGCCGTATCTCCTCGCGCTCGTAGCCGTGGCGGGACTGATTGGCCGGCAGTCCGCGCCGCCTGCGCTCACCCAGCCGTTCAGGCGTTGA
- a CDS encoding TetR family transcriptional regulator: MPRNTPAPSAPARAAKDEPTRRQQLAAKTRERIFRIAIKEFADKGFSGARVEGIASRAKVNIRMIYHYFGGKEMLYVEVLEHVLAKLREAELAVELDEKIVDPAAGILQLYDFTEGHFSAHPELLCLLSWENLNRARYLKRSKVIPAMSSPVLDKLRTLIERGEAAGELREGIDPLHMYVTLVSLAYFHKSNAYTLSRMFDTEMLAPEWQAAHKAQAHELVRAFLTGARVPELAAHF, from the coding sequence ATGCCACGCAACACCCCTGCACCCAGCGCACCCGCCCGAGCGGCGAAGGACGAGCCCACGCGTCGCCAGCAACTTGCGGCAAAGACGCGCGAGCGCATCTTCCGGATCGCCATCAAGGAGTTCGCCGACAAAGGCTTCAGCGGCGCGCGCGTGGAAGGGATTGCGAGTCGCGCGAAGGTCAATATCCGGATGATCTACCACTACTTCGGCGGCAAGGAAATGCTGTATGTCGAAGTGCTGGAGCATGTGCTGGCGAAGCTGCGCGAAGCGGAGCTAGCAGTCGAGTTGGACGAGAAGATCGTCGACCCCGCAGCGGGCATCTTGCAGCTTTACGATTTCACCGAAGGGCACTTTTCAGCGCACCCCGAGTTGCTGTGTCTGCTTTCGTGGGAGAACCTGAACCGGGCGCGCTACCTGAAACGATCGAAGGTCATTCCCGCGATGTCGTCGCCTGTGCTCGACAAGCTGCGCACCTTGATCGAACGCGGCGAGGCCGCTGGCGAGTTGCGCGAGGGGATCGATCCGCTGCATATGTACGTGACGCTCGTGAGCCTCGCGTATTTTCACAAGTCCAATGCGTACACGCTCTCACGCATGTTCGACACTGAAATGCTCGCGCCTGAATGGCAGGCAGCGCACAAGGCACAGGCGCACGAACTCGTGCGCGCGTTTCTGACGGGAGCGCGTGTGCCGGAACTGGCGGCGCACTTCTAA
- a CDS encoding ABC transporter permease codes for MSVSLRHRERRPASFYWLALLFGLFVLFLYGPVITIFILSFQGPEGGLTFPMRGVSLHWFEVLRNGVGDIDIWAAFGRSVKLAIAVTVLTVLFSVSAGLAFRRRFRGDTAVFYVSVASLIMPSIIVSLGIGLTFRLLDTLIKYLANAWGFRSFADSWTTSMGLYTSALGAHLTWTLPFGLLVMFAVFNRFNPAFEEAARDLGASPWQSFRNVVLPIIGPSVIGVAMFGFTLSWDEIARTSQAIGDQNTLPLELQGLTTSVTTPVIYALGTMTTLISLAVMVGGLLIARSLSRKRATAG; via the coding sequence ATGAGTGTTTCGCTCAGGCATCGCGAGCGCCGGCCCGCGAGCTTCTACTGGCTCGCGCTGCTCTTCGGCCTTTTTGTGCTGTTTCTGTATGGCCCTGTGATCACGATTTTTATTCTTTCCTTTCAGGGCCCGGAAGGCGGGCTGACTTTTCCGATGCGCGGCGTCTCGCTGCACTGGTTCGAGGTCTTGCGCAACGGCGTCGGTGATATCGATATCTGGGCCGCGTTCGGGCGCTCCGTCAAACTCGCGATTGCTGTCACAGTGCTGACGGTGCTGTTCTCGGTGAGCGCGGGACTCGCGTTCAGGCGGCGTTTTCGCGGCGATACAGCCGTGTTCTACGTGTCGGTTGCGAGTCTCATCATGCCGTCGATCATCGTATCGCTCGGCATCGGGCTGACCTTTCGTCTGCTCGACACGCTCATCAAGTATCTGGCCAACGCTTGGGGCTTTCGGTCGTTCGCGGATAGCTGGACCACGTCGATGGGTCTCTACACGTCGGCGCTCGGCGCGCATCTTACGTGGACGTTGCCGTTCGGCCTGCTCGTGATGTTCGCCGTTTTCAACCGCTTCAATCCCGCGTTCGAGGAGGCGGCGCGCGATCTGGGTGCCTCGCCGTGGCAGTCGTTCCGAAATGTCGTGCTGCCTATCATCGGACCTTCCGTGATCGGCGTCGCGATGTTCGGCTTTACGCTTTCGTGGGATGAGATCGCGCGCACGTCACAGGCAATCGGCGATCAGAACACGCTGCCGCTCGAATTGCAGGGCCTGACGACCTCAGTGACCACGCCTGTCATCTACGCGCTCGGCACGATGACGACACTAATCTCGCTTGCAGTGATGGTGGGCGGATTGCTCATCGCGAGATCGCTTTCGCGGAAGCGGGCGACTGCGGGTTGA
- a CDS encoding ABC transporter permease yields the protein MASVEYLQQAKPTAVRHRRVSAWLQATPLTVTFALFFIVPLVITLIVSFWDFNEYQIIPAFTLKNYAAILDGCTSFTDVCVTFKTYWSTLKFCAMVWAVTLVLGFTIAYFLAFHVRTTAMQTVLFLVCTIPFWTSNVIRMISWIPLLGRNGLVNQALMSAHLVDQPLEWLLYSNFSVVLAFVHLYTFFMIVPIFNAMMRIDRSLLEAARDGGASGWQVIRDVVLPLSKTGIVIGSIFVVTIVMGDFLTVGVMGGQQIASVGKIIQVQTGYLQFPAAAANAIILLAVVLMIVWALTRAVDIRKEL from the coding sequence ATGGCCTCGGTCGAGTATCTCCAGCAGGCGAAGCCAACGGCCGTGCGCCATCGGCGCGTGAGCGCGTGGCTGCAAGCCACGCCGCTCACGGTCACGTTCGCGCTGTTTTTTATCGTGCCGCTCGTGATCACGTTGATCGTCAGCTTCTGGGACTTCAACGAGTATCAGATCATCCCGGCGTTCACGCTGAAGAACTACGCGGCGATACTCGATGGATGCACGTCGTTCACGGACGTCTGTGTCACGTTCAAGACGTATTGGTCGACGCTGAAATTCTGCGCGATGGTCTGGGCTGTGACGCTCGTGCTCGGCTTTACGATAGCGTATTTCCTCGCGTTCCACGTGCGCACGACGGCGATGCAGACGGTGCTGTTTCTCGTCTGCACGATTCCGTTCTGGACGTCCAACGTGATCCGCATGATCTCGTGGATTCCGCTGCTCGGCCGCAACGGGCTCGTCAATCAGGCGCTGATGTCCGCGCATCTGGTGGACCAGCCGCTCGAATGGCTGCTGTATTCGAACTTTTCCGTCGTGCTGGCGTTCGTGCATCTCTATACGTTCTTTATGATCGTGCCGATCTTCAACGCGATGATGCGTATCGACCGGTCGCTGCTCGAAGCCGCGCGCGATGGCGGTGCGAGCGGCTGGCAGGTCATCCGCGACGTCGTGTTGCCGTTGTCGAAGACGGGCATCGTGATCGGCTCGATCTTCGTCGTCACTATCGTGATGGGCGATTTCCTCACGGTGGGCGTGATGGGCGGACAGCAGATCGCGTCGGTCGGCAAGATCATCCAGGTGCAAACGGGCTACTTGCAGTTTCCCGCCGCTGCCGCCAACGCGATCATTCTGCTCGCGGTGGTACTTATGATCGTGTGGGCGCTGACGCGCGCCGTCGATATCAGAAAGGAACTCTGA
- a CDS encoding ABC transporter substrate-binding protein produces the protein MNDDKVAANVQQTGEETVGKGLSRRTFIKGAVAAAGIAGFPYVHAQEKITLRYLGTAVNQSADIAKKFKEDTGIEIQYIPVTTDDVTKRIITQPNSFDIVDTEYFSLKKLIPAGTLAGMDAKRIKLADKITPVLTKGEVDGKKIGDQGTAPKKVMFLKGARSTEFSATPTEWMTLIPTTYNADTLGIRPDLIARPVTTWADLLNPQFKGKAALLNIPAIGIMDAAMAIEAMGRVKYGDKGNMTKAEIDQTIKILIEAKRAGQFRAFWRDFNESVNLMASGEVVIQSMWSPAVTKVRTMGIACKFQPLKEGYRSWASGFGFPRSLQGKKLDAAYEFVNWFQDGWAGAYLMRQGYYPGVTETARTHMQAYEWDYWMEGKAAAQDIKAPDGQLLEKAGAVRDGGSYNQRMGAIACWNAVMDENIYMVQKWNEFIAA, from the coding sequence ATGAACGACGACAAGGTGGCCGCAAACGTGCAACAGACTGGAGAAGAGACTGTAGGCAAAGGTTTATCGCGCCGCACGTTCATCAAGGGCGCGGTCGCGGCTGCGGGCATCGCCGGTTTCCCGTACGTGCATGCACAAGAGAAGATCACGCTGCGTTATCTCGGCACTGCCGTCAACCAGAGCGCGGACATTGCGAAGAAGTTCAAGGAAGACACGGGCATCGAGATTCAATACATTCCCGTGACTACCGACGACGTCACCAAACGCATCATCACGCAGCCCAACTCTTTCGATATCGTCGACACGGAGTACTTCTCGCTCAAGAAGCTCATCCCGGCGGGCACGCTCGCGGGCATGGACGCCAAGCGCATCAAGCTCGCCGACAAGATCACGCCCGTGCTGACGAAGGGCGAAGTGGACGGCAAGAAGATCGGCGATCAAGGTACGGCGCCGAAAAAAGTGATGTTCCTCAAGGGCGCGCGTTCGACCGAATTTTCCGCGACGCCGACCGAGTGGATGACGCTGATCCCCACCACCTACAACGCCGACACGCTCGGCATTCGGCCCGACCTGATCGCACGGCCCGTGACGACATGGGCGGACCTGCTCAATCCGCAATTCAAGGGCAAGGCGGCGCTGCTCAACATTCCCGCCATCGGCATCATGGACGCAGCGATGGCAATCGAAGCGATGGGCCGTGTGAAATACGGTGACAAGGGCAACATGACCAAGGCCGAGATCGATCAGACCATCAAGATCCTGATCGAAGCGAAGCGCGCCGGCCAGTTCCGCGCGTTCTGGCGTGATTTCAACGAGAGCGTGAACCTGATGGCTTCGGGTGAAGTCGTGATCCAGTCGATGTGGTCGCCCGCTGTCACGAAGGTCCGCACGATGGGTATTGCCTGCAAGTTCCAGCCGCTGAAAGAAGGTTATCGCTCGTGGGCGTCCGGCTTCGGGTTTCCGCGCTCGCTGCAGGGCAAGAAGCTCGATGCCGCGTATGAATTCGTCAACTGGTTTCAGGACGGTTGGGCAGGCGCTTATCTGATGCGTCAGGGTTATTACCCCGGCGTCACGGAAACGGCGCGCACGCATATGCAAGCGTACGAATGGGACTACTGGATGGAAGGCAAAGCAGCGGCGCAGGACATCAAGGCACCCGACGGCCAGTTGCTCGAAAAAGCGGGCGCCGTGCGCGACGGCGGTTCGTACAACCAGCGCATGGGTGCAATCGCATGCTGGAACGCCGTGATGGACGAGAACATCTACATGGTGCAGAAGTGGAACGAATTCATCGCGGCATGA
- a CDS encoding ABC transporter ATP-binding protein yields MVQPASTVVHASPADIELVHVSKRYGDSLAVDAIDLRIPGGAYCCLLGPSGCGKTSTLRMIAGHEWVSEGDVLIGGRNVTLEQPAARGTAMVFQSYALFPHLSALDNVAFSLKMRGVAKEARRKRAGELLELVAMSAYANRRPAQLSGGQQQRVALARALLNEPRCLLLDEPLSALDPFLRVQMRAELKRWQKELGITFVHVTHSQEEAMALADLVVVMSHGHIEQTGTPFEVFNRPRTEFVARFLGGHNVLGAKGGLFTVRADRLRIAPQGVTPGTSAGESGLSRIGGLACTVREAEYQGTHLRITLDPQDGSPALVSLMSDADYDPQRLGPNARVTVWWDEQNAHPLAA; encoded by the coding sequence ATGGTTCAGCCGGCATCTACCGTGGTTCATGCAAGCCCCGCCGACATCGAGCTGGTACACGTTTCGAAGCGTTATGGCGATTCGCTCGCCGTCGATGCCATCGACCTGCGCATTCCCGGCGGCGCGTACTGCTGCCTGCTTGGCCCGTCGGGCTGCGGCAAGACTTCGACGCTGAGGATGATCGCGGGTCACGAGTGGGTCTCCGAAGGCGACGTGCTGATCGGCGGGCGTAACGTGACACTTGAGCAGCCCGCCGCGCGTGGCACGGCCATGGTGTTTCAGAGCTATGCGCTGTTCCCGCATCTGTCCGCGCTCGACAACGTCGCGTTCAGCCTGAAGATGCGCGGCGTCGCCAAAGAGGCGCGTCGAAAGCGCGCGGGCGAACTACTCGAACTCGTCGCGATGTCGGCCTACGCGAACCGCCGGCCCGCGCAGCTTTCAGGCGGCCAGCAGCAACGCGTCGCGCTCGCGCGCGCGTTGCTCAACGAACCGCGCTGCCTGCTTCTCGACGAACCGCTGTCCGCGCTCGATCCGTTCCTGCGCGTACAGATGCGCGCCGAACTCAAGCGCTGGCAAAAGGAACTCGGCATCACCTTCGTCCACGTCACCCACTCGCAGGAAGAAGCGATGGCGCTTGCAGACCTCGTCGTGGTGATGAGCCACGGTCATATCGAACAGACGGGCACACCGTTCGAAGTCTTCAACCGGCCACGCACGGAATTCGTCGCGCGCTTTCTCGGCGGCCATAACGTGCTTGGCGCGAAGGGGGGGCTCTTCACCGTTCGCGCCGACCGCTTGCGCATCGCGCCGCAAGGCGTCACGCCGGGCACGAGCGCGGGCGAAAGCGGCTTGAGCCGCATCGGCGGCCTCGCCTGCACGGTGCGTGAAGCCGAATATCAAGGCACGCATTTGCGCATCACGCTCGATCCGCAGGATGGCTCGCCCGCACTCGTATCCCTGATGAGCGACGCCGACTACGATCCGCAACGTCTCGGGCCAAATGCGCGCGTGACGGTCTGGTGGGACGAGCAGAACGCCCATCCGCTCGCGGCCTGA